The Streptomyces cyaneogriseus subsp. noncyanogenus region GGACCGCGGAGCCCGACTCCACCACGGTCAGGTCGCCGGAGACGGAGTGGAAGCGCAGCTCTCCGGTGAGCGCCTGCGCCTCGACGTTCCCGGAGACCGTGTCGGCCCGGACCGGGCCCGCGAGGCCCACGAGCGCGGTGTCCCCGCACACGCCCCTCACCTCCGTCCGGCCCCGGATCCCGGAGACCACGGCCGCGGCGCCGACCGTGCCCACCTCCACGTGCGTGCGCGCCGGGACGGCGAGCGAGACCACCGCGCTGCGCCGCCGGCCCTTGGGGTCCAGCCACTTCAGGAAGCCCTTCCAGGGCAGGTCCTCGTAGGCCACCGTGAGCGTGCCGTCCTTCTCGGTCACGATCAGCGGGGGGCCCTCGATCTCGCCGACCTCCAGGCGGGCGGGGCCCTCGTCGGTCCCGACCACGTTCACCGTCCCGTCGACGATGCGGACGTGGACCTCGCGCGGGGGCTCCTCGAAGGAGAGCGTCACCGGCTCCGTGACGGACCACTCGGACATGATGCATACCTCCGGGAACGGGCCGGACCGGGACGGGGCGGGCGACCGGACGTGAGCTGAACGCGTCATATCGCGTCGGGCCGTGCAGGCGAGGACATGCGCCGACACCCGTCGATAGACACGATATATCGCGGTCCGGTGAAGTCAAGGCACTCGATCCGGCGATCAGCGGTAGGCCGATGCGGGGTGCTTGCCCTACTTTGTGACCATGTCGCCGACGGAAGAGTCACCGGACGGAGGCCGGGGCGGTCCCGCGCCGGGCGCGCTGCTGCTGTGCCGGGCGGTGCCGGATTCCGTCGCCCCCGTCGCCCCGCTGCTGCGCGAGCGCATGCTCCTCGCCGGTGCCGGTGCGGAATGGAGCGTGCTCGTGCCGGAGGGCACGCCGTGGCGCCACGGCGGCGAACCCGTCGACCGGGTCCTCACCGGCTGGGCCGCCGCCCTCGCCGTGGGCGCGCCCTGGCCCGTCCTGGCCCTGTGGTGGGACGCCGACCGGGCCGGCTTCACCCTCGCCTCCGGCTTCCGCCGCCCCGTCGGCTATGTGTGGCTCGCCGACGGCACCCCGGCCGGCGAGGACGAGGCGATGCGCACCTTCGCCGCGCGTCTGGGCCTGGACCCGGTGCTCGACGTGCAGACGCTCGACCGGCTCGCGACCCCCGACCCCGCCTCCGACGCCCGGGCCCGCCTGCACGGCGTGCTGGCCGTCCTCACGCGCGTGGGGGTCGCCCTGCCCGCCGGACTGGAGGCCGGTGAGTCCGCCGACCGCCTCCACGAGGCCGTCCGCGGCCGGAGCGACGTCCTCCGGGTGGAGCGGCCCGCCGGCCGTGAGGCGGTCCGCGCCCGGCTCGGCGCCGTCGACGGCAGCCGCCTCGGACCCTGGCTGCCCCGGGCGGGCGGCGCCCGGGCCCGCGCGCTGGCCCTGGCTCAGGTGGCGGCGGGCCTGCCGCTGTTCACCTGGGGGGTACGGCACCGCAGCGGCGGCTGGCTGACGGCGGGGGCGCTGCTCGTGGGCCACGGCGCGCTCGGACTCGCGTACGACCTCGCACACGCGCGGGAGGGCCACGGCCGGTGACCCGGCGGGGCGCCCGGCGCCGGCCGGTCCCGCGGCCGTCCCGGCGGCTCCGCTACTCGTCGTCCTCGTCGTCCAGCCGCGCCAGCCAGGTGGCCAGCCGCTCCACCGGCACCTCGAAGTCCGGGTTCAGGTCGACGAACGTGCGCAGTTGCTCGGCGAGCCACTCGAAGGTGACCTCCTCCTCGCCGCGCCGCTTCTCCAGCTCCTCGATGCCGCGGTCGGTGAAGTACATGGATCGTGCTCCGTCGGGTCGGTGCAGGGATAGGCGGCCTCCCGCGCGGGAAGGACCCATTCCCCGCGGGAAGAAGAAGTGAGGTCTTTCCGCCGGGTGTGAGAGAAG contains the following coding sequences:
- a CDS encoding DUF4097 family beta strand repeat-containing protein, yielding MSEWSVTEPVTLSFEEPPREVHVRIVDGTVNVVGTDEGPARLEVGEIEGPPLIVTEKDGTLTVAYEDLPWKGFLKWLDPKGRRRSAVVSLAVPARTHVEVGTVGAAAVVSGIRGRTEVRGVCGDTALVGLAGPVRADTVSGNVEAQALTGELRFHSVSGDLTVVESGSAVRADSVSGSMILDLDPSSRPTDVALTSVSGEIALRLPHPADAEVEAGTAGGTVSSAFEELRVTGRWGTKRITGRLGAGNGRLRATTVSGSIALLRGPAPEEEGGQERGEPRGTGPAGGPTDAPGDNPPSGRDDGATGAPADGTTHKKVL
- a CDS encoding DUF6104 family protein, whose product is MYFTDRGIEELEKRRGEEEVTFEWLAEQLRTFVDLNPDFEVPVERLATWLARLDDEDDE